The following are from one region of the Sandaracinus amylolyticus genome:
- a CDS encoding ABC transporter permease subunit, translating into MTIRDLGYRPYDGPRLPPSNAVWVLFRYGLGRAWASWLVKLAAFTAWLPVIGFVIGSWAANSAMEAVPPEARAEVLPPIVHLFADESRALSGLFGLETWFFVSLVTVGAGAGAIAHDRTHRAFQFYFAKPVTPETYLAGRVSAIATWVFAIAFVPAFLYCIALAAFGPREEALDTLGLLLPALVFSLLLAIVMSIASVAVSSLSASRALTISTWLTVFVVPHVIAGVVDVVSRASGRQEGFPWLYLGSFTAMLGTVRDALFKLDDPSALEWYHAAGALGVMVVGLGALALHRLRAQEVIT; encoded by the coding sequence ATGACGATCCGGGACCTCGGTTACCGCCCGTACGACGGTCCACGACTGCCACCGTCGAACGCGGTCTGGGTCCTCTTCCGCTACGGCCTCGGACGCGCGTGGGCGTCGTGGCTCGTGAAGCTCGCCGCGTTCACCGCGTGGCTCCCGGTGATCGGCTTCGTCATCGGCTCGTGGGCCGCGAACTCCGCGATGGAGGCGGTCCCGCCCGAGGCGCGCGCCGAGGTGCTGCCGCCGATCGTGCATCTCTTCGCCGACGAGTCGCGCGCGCTGAGCGGGCTCTTCGGTCTCGAGACCTGGTTCTTCGTGAGCCTCGTGACGGTCGGCGCAGGCGCGGGCGCGATCGCGCACGACCGCACCCATCGCGCGTTCCAGTTCTACTTCGCGAAGCCGGTCACGCCCGAGACCTACCTCGCGGGCCGCGTCTCCGCGATCGCGACCTGGGTCTTCGCGATCGCGTTCGTCCCCGCGTTCCTCTACTGCATCGCGCTCGCCGCGTTCGGGCCGCGCGAGGAAGCGCTCGACACGCTCGGGCTCCTGCTCCCCGCGCTCGTGTTCTCGCTGCTCCTCGCGATCGTGATGTCGATCGCGTCGGTCGCGGTGTCGTCGCTGAGCGCGAGCCGCGCGCTCACGATCTCGACGTGGCTCACGGTGTTCGTCGTGCCTCACGTCATCGCAGGCGTCGTCGACGTGGTCTCGCGCGCGAGCGGTCGCCAGGAGGGCTTCCCCTGGCTCTACCTCGGCTCGTTCACCGCGATGCTCGGCACGGTGCGCGACGCGCTCTTCAAGCTCGACGATCCCAGCGCGCTCGAGTGGTACCACGCGGCCGGCGCGCTCGGCGTGATGGTCGTCGGGCTCGGAGCGCTCGCGCTGCATCGCCTGCGCGCGCAGGAGGTGATCACGTGA
- a CDS encoding DUF962 domain-containing protein, which translates to MSARALTHRAPPGRPEELLVLPPLLARLPILRELPAFWPIYLWHHRRPWTRRLHHLGSWSCIAGAVLALALGAWWAVLLGLVVGYGLAFAGHWVVERNRPLTFGRPILAGIGNWMMFALELGGRLEVHLQVVQEQPRDDWDDYDVGSN; encoded by the coding sequence CGCCGGGTCGGCCCGAGGAGCTGCTCGTGCTGCCGCCGCTGCTCGCGCGCCTGCCGATCCTCCGCGAGCTCCCGGCGTTCTGGCCGATCTATCTCTGGCATCACCGGCGGCCCTGGACGCGGCGTCTCCATCACCTCGGCTCGTGGTCGTGCATCGCCGGCGCGGTGCTCGCGCTCGCGCTCGGCGCGTGGTGGGCGGTGCTGCTCGGTCTCGTCGTCGGCTACGGACTCGCGTTCGCCGGGCACTGGGTCGTGGAGCGCAACCGACCGCTCACCTTCGGGCGCCCGATCCTCGCGGGGATCGGCAACTGGATGATGTTCGCGCTCGAGCTCGGCGGGCGCCTCGAGGTGCACCTCCAGGTCGTGCAGGAGCAGCCGCGCGACGACTGGGACGACTACGACGTCGGCAGCAACTGA